The following proteins are co-located in the Festucalex cinctus isolate MCC-2025b chromosome 15, RoL_Fcin_1.0, whole genome shotgun sequence genome:
- the dusp4 gene encoding dual specificity protein phosphatase 4, whose protein sequence is MEDLCEMDCPVLKRLLKEDGARCLLLDCRSFLAYSAGHIRGAVNARCNTIVRRRAKGSVLSLDQVLAGDDEVRARLRSGMYSAVVLYDERTPEADAVKEDSTASLVLHALCGDSTATHIYLLKGGYDRFFSEYPEFCLKTKSLPPLTSQSSVDSSCSSCGTPHHDQGGPVEILPFLYLGSALHASKKEVLDAIGISALLNVSSDCPNHFEGAYQYKCIPVEDNHKEDISCWFLEAIEFIDSVRDSSGRVLVHCQAGISRSATICLAYLMKRKRVRLDEAFEFVRRRRSIISPNFSFMGQLLQFESQLLATSCAAEAAATASPLLAPKTSSGVASAAATPTSPFIFNFPVPVVNPAYLHHSPLTTSPGC, encoded by the exons ATGGAGGATCTGTGCGAGATGGACTGCCCGGTGCTCAAGCGGCTCCTGAAGGAGGACGGCGCCCGGTGCCTGCTGCTCGACTGCCGCTCCTTCCTCGCCTACAGCGCGGGCCACATCCGCGGGGCCGTCAACGCCCGCTGCAACACCATCGTGCGCCGCAGGGCCAAGGGCTCCGTGCTGAGCCTGGACCAGGTTCTAGCCGGGGACGACGAGGTCCGGGCTCGCCTGCGCTCCGGGATGTACTCGGCCGTCGTGCTGTACGACGAGAGGACGCCCGAGGCGGACGCGGTGAAGGAGGACAGCACCGCCAGCCTGGTGCTCCACGCGCTGTGCGGGGACTCCACGGCCACGCACATCTACTTGCTCAAAG gtgGCTACGACAGGTTCTTCTCCGAGTACCCCGAGTTTTGTTTAAAGACAAAATCCTTGCCCCCGCTCACAAGCCAATCAAGCGTCGACTCATCCTGCTCGTCCTGCGGGACGCCACACCACGACCAG GGCGGACCCGTTGAGATCCTCCCGTTTCTCTACCTGGGCAGCGCTCTACACGCCTCCAAAAAGGAAGTCCTCGACGCCATCGGCATCTCGGCGCTGCTCAACGTGTCGTCCGACTGTCCCAACCACTTCGAGGGCGCGTACCAGTACAAGTGTATCCCTGTCGAAGACAACCACAAAGAAGACATCAGTTGCTGGTTTCTCGAGGCCATCGAATTCATCG ACTCCGTCCGCGACTCGAGCGGTCGCGTCCTGGTCCACTGCCAGGCGGGCATCTCCCGCTCGGCCACCATCTGCCTGGCCTACCTGATGAAGAGGAAGCGCGTGCGTCTGGACGAGGCCTTCGAGTTCGTGCGACGGCGCCGCTCCATCATCTCGCCCAACTTCAGCTTCATGGGCCAGCTGCTGCAATTCGAGTCCCAGCTGCTCGCCACCTCGTGCGCCGCCgaggccgccgccaccgccagccCGCTGCTGGCGCCCAAGACGTCGTCGGGAGTGGCCTCGGCGGCGGCCACGCCCACCTCGCCCTTCATCTTCAACTTCCCCGTGCCGGTGGTGAACCCCGCCTACCTGCATCACAGCCCCCTCACCACGTCGCCGGGCTGCTGA